The Nicotiana sylvestris chromosome 6, ASM39365v2, whole genome shotgun sequence genomic sequence ATCATTTGTTAAATCACAGCTCATCCATGGCTGCAACCTGCAGCCATGCATGATTACTATAGCAGTTACTCATGACGTTGTTTATTTTCTCAACTAATAACTTCCTTTCAATTTTTGTGTGGCGCTGACTCTTTTATCTTTGTTTTAAATGTTTTCCTTAGGTTGAAATATACTCTTTTCCTGTTTTACATATTAGCCGTTTTGCCCTTATTtcttactccctccggtccataataagtgatcaatttgcctttttatttttgtccaaaataagtgtctatttatataatcaagaaaaaagttaatttgttttataaaattacccttatgtacatatccctaaaaagttttcttacttctcacattaaatatttaattaagagTAGTTTAGTCATACTAGATGTTTtggtataaaatttatatttttttaatgggCGTGTCAaaagtaaattggtcacttatgtggaccggagggagtaattgAATTTGTTCCATATAACTTGTCAATTTTAAGTAATAGCCACTGATATATGAATCTACTTATATATCTTCTCAAGAATTTTTCCAGAAATACATTGATATGTAACTTCTCAAATAACAATGAAGAACTAGCAAAATTAAgcaaataatattaaaaaaaaaatgactGACTAATATTTAAATTCCTAATGAGGTGAAAAAACCATCAAATCAATAAACCAACCTGAAATATAGTACTCTCTCTGGTTCACAATAAGTGTCCAATTTGCCttttcattttggttcaaaataagtgtccagttatgtaatcaagaaagaattcaatttgtttttacaaaataaaCCCTGTGTACATAcccctaaaaagttttcttactcctcacattaaatgttaaattaggggtagtttagtcataataggtatttttgtatagaatttagtattttcttaatgggcgtgcTAAAAACAAATTggacacttattgtgaaccggagggaaTAATATAATTCCTATATACTCACTCATCAATTATTACTCATTTACTGCATAAAACAACTTACAGGTGAATTCATTTACTCCTCTCTAACCACCGCATTTCCCTCCTTTATATTAAACCCTTTGCCACCTTTTCATTCCTTCTCACTTCAAGCTAGTTACATTATTATTATTTACACACACTAACCAAAGTAAATAGAGAAAATCCATCTATATTGAGGAAATGGCTAGTAAGTTTAGGCTATTTTCTTTGGGTTTTCTGTTGTTTGTTGTATTGGCTAATAATGCAATATGTCAAGAAGAAGATGGAACGAGGAATGCTTTGGTACCAGCCATGTTTATATTTGGTGACTCTTTGATTGACAATGGAAACAACAATAATTTGCCTTCTTTTGCAAAGGCTAATTATTTTCCTTATGGCATTGATTTTAATGGTGGCCCTACTGGTCGTTTCTCCAATGGTTACACCATGGTTGATGTAATTGGTAATATACACAAATTATCCActtatttatatttgtttttttctcCAAATACTTCATTTTCTAACCCCTTGTGCATGGAATTTATTTCATGGCATCCCTTATTCTTGTCGATTTTTCCTGCTGAAGTTACCTCTAGACTTTCTATTTTTCTCCTCTAGGTAGAATATTAAGAGCAAGTATCATTAGTTAGAATGATTAAATAAGATAGTAGAGTATTAGCATACacaataatcaagccaaatataatgTGATACTTTCAAACTCAGATTTAGGTATAACAATATTTTAGACTCTAGTATATGTGgacttattctcaaaattttttCTATATTAACCCGAATATCTGTCCACCCATCCACTTAAATTAAAAGTAGCTCGTTgaggtataatatatgcataatttgtGTATTATAGGTATATATTTGTGTATAAACAATATATAGTCTGTATAAGGCTAGAAAATGTAGATAATAAATGTGACCGACTATTTGTGTAATGATCCCTAATTTTCCCGCCAAGAAACTTCTCATAACTAGGTAAAATATTTAAACAAGGATAAAAGCAACCATTTAtttcattttctaaaaaaataGATAAAATTAGAAAAGTGGGTGAAttaatatacatattttatacactttttaGCTAGCGAATACAATTAATTtcacccgaccagtcattttcgTATTTTGCCCTTAGTTATTGACTCATTATTACTTGCAGCTCAATTGCTTGGACTACCCCTTATTCCACCATACACTGAGGCTTCTGGAGACCAAATGCGATTTGGAATAAACTATGCCTCAGCTGCTGCTGGGATTCTTGATATTACTGGCAGAAACTTTGTgagttttcttttttatttatttttattttttgaaatatcTAATTCACCCGtcagacaagaggggttgctctgatggtaagcaacccccacttccaaccgagaggttgtgagttcgagtctccccaagagcaaggtgggaagttcttggagggaaggatgctgagggtctatttggaaacagatactgggttgttgttgttgttgttgtatctaaTTCACCCCTCCCCCTTCCCCCAAAACTTGCATTAATCTACTAactaacatattttaatcaagcataaattttgaaggacaattttgtctttaactaagttaatgcatgcattaaaacccattgcattgctaataccattgttttctatgcattagttatgcataggataataccaaataggatgtataactaatgcttacATAACTAATGCATACGatcaaaatgtctaccaaacaatgtattattaatacacaaagctaatgcatgtattagcttatctaatgcatcctaccaaacgaccccttgtGCAAAGAACTATCAATGTAAATATAGCCTGCTATGGTAGGGGTTTTTAACTTATTTTTAGGCTACTAATTTTACTTATTATGAACAATTActtataattattttttcctGATCTGATAgtgtagttttttttttgtacTGTTAGTGTATAGAAAATTTAGGAATTTGATGAattgaatacaacaacaacaacccagtataatcctacttagtggggtctggggagggtagtgtgtacgtagaccttacccctaccttgaggTAGAGAGGctcttcccaccttgctcttggggagactcgaactcacaacctcttggttggaagtggaggttgcttaccatcataGCAACCCATTTGTCTAATTTGATGAATTGAATGATGAATTGAATTTGATGAATTGAATGATGCATCAAATTCATATAGAACCCAATGGAAGACAATTTAAATGCCGTAACAATAAATCCATGAACAAACTAAATAACAAAGGTAAATGAAGAGCATTTAGATCtaggatttaaattttatgggcTTAACTTATCAAATTTTTAGCATTGAATCcattgtatttttaaagttataggTTTATATTGCTATATACTgcaatattattgaatttttacacataaatttatgcTCTGCGCCAAAAGTACTGAGTTTAGTTGAATCCGGTACCAATAACTTGCGTCCGCCATCTCTATACCACCTATCCAATTGCTGTTACTTTTTACATTTTAAAGTGTCACATTAGTGTCTTTTAATAGAATCTTGCATGTAATTAATTGGACATTTTTATTAATAATGTTATACAGGTTGGACGTATTCCATTCAATCAGCAAATCACTAATTTTGAGAGCACAGTTAACCAAATCAGAAGCAATCTTGGAGTATCAGATGTAGGAGAGGCATTAGCCAAATCTATTTTCTTTGTTGGAATGGGAAGCAATGACTATCTTAATAATTACCTTATGCCTAATTATAATACAAAGAATCAATATAATGCTCAACAATTTGCCAGTCTCTTGGTTCAGCAGTATAATCAACAACTTATggtaagactctttttttttttttattttttttttaattttttattatctcttttgtaattttccaaattagtgtattttctatttttctctaATATAATatacagtcagacctctctataacaacatcttTATATAATAGAAATTCACTATAAAAACCGAGTTATTCTTGGAAACGAATAAAATATTTCGGAACAAACGAGGTTGTTACAGAGAGGTTTGAATGTATATACTTTTATAGTAGAGGGTTTTTGGTGAAAAGAAAgaaattatattttctttttcctttttattttctttttttctttggtgCCTGGCAAGTGGAAAACTATTTACCTTTTCCTCTTTTATTGGGAAACAATTTTTTATGTAGCAATTGATCTAGCTGGTTCCTCTCATTTTCAGCACAATAAATAttagaataattaaattcttttgaaatattttatttatttaaatgacgtacacactatcctccccagaccccatttatgggaataaactgggtttgttgttgtagtttattatttgatattttgtACCACATTGAATAAATaacaaattccttttttttcaacACTGTATTTGTTTTATACAGGAAgagaaaaccttaaaataaacCTTTTCTGCTAGATTGTTTCTGTTAAAAATCCTTTAGTGACATCATTTGTGGAaaattctatgttttcttttcttttttaaaaaaatattccaTCTTCATCTATCAGTTTGAGGTGATTTCCTTCACTTTAAATAAGACAACATAGATTTGAGTTAAGCCATTTTTTTCCTAGGACTTTACTCTAAACTAGTACTTTTCATTTAATTTATCAACAtgtttttccttctatttttttcCCTTTCTTAATTCAATTTATGAAAATTGCAGAGATTATATAATCTTGGAGCTAGAAAATTTGTGATTGGTGGAGTTGGACTAATGGGGTGTATTCCAAGTATTCTTGCACAAAGTCAAAATGGTGAATGTTCAGAGGAAGTGAATCAACTTGTTCTTCCATTCCATAACAATGTTAGATCAATGCTTAACAATTTTAATACCAATCTTCCTGGTTCCAAATTTGTTTACATTGACATCAGGAATATGTTCCAAGATCTCCTTACCAATTACAGACAATATGGTAAGTTAATCTTATTCCAGAAAagttcttatttattttattcaatattttattttactcGGATCCATTATTTGCTACTTGGCTGCTTTATCTTATCTCTATTGTTCCTTGAGCTGAGGATCTATCAGATCATCCTCTCTACCTTTATAAGACCCCATTTATGAGATTACActgagtttttttttgttttgtttttgttattgttgttgttgtatttctcTTGGACAAAGAAAGAGACATTTGAAAAGTTCATGTTCTTTACAATAAgttaaatttaaaatatattaatAGTATAAAAATTCTTTAAACTGATAATGTATAAAAGTTAAATCCATTTTTAGTTACTCTTTAACTGAAAAGCGCAACCCAGTACACAAGGCATTTCACGTTCACGCAAGGTTCGAGAAGTGCCGCACCCCAAGGGGAGTGATGTACACGGCCTATTTTAATGCAAACATTAGTGACTGCTACCATGGCTCCAACCTGTGACCTATAAGTCACACGGAAACAACTTTTACCGTTACTCCAATGGTCCCCTTCTAATTACCCTTTAACCATCCACCCCTTTTTCTTgctttccctttcttttctttttctttccttctattaCTGTTATTATTAATGCTCTCCCCTACTACAGTCCTTTTTGTCTAAATAAAGATTTCTTGGAATTTTGTATTAAATCCTTGGAAGAAAAAGCTAACATTCTGTATTCAATATTGTTAATGATGTAACAGGATTTAGTGAAATAAATAATGGATGCTGTGGAGTAGGGAGAAATAGAGGGCAAATAACATGTCTACCATTCCAAACACCATGTCAAAATAGGGAACAATTCATATTTTGGGATGCATTTCATCCAACTGAGGCAGTTAACATCTTGTTTGGAAGGAAGGCTTTCAATGGTGGTCCTGATGTTGTTTATCCCATCAATATTCAGCAACTTGCCactttttgagttttttttttttctatggAAAATTATGGAAGAAATTAACTTGAATTTCTTTAGCTTCTCATTTATTTGAAGTGAACTTAGTTTTCTTTTTTCtagttaatttttttcttttgggtATTTTGCTATATTTAGTAGAGAATATAATCTTGTGGAGAACCATGAAGCAGTGGCTGATATATTAGGAATGCGTTAGAATATACAATTTTACTGCAAATTTCTTAAGATCCACAATGCctcaaaagattaaaaaaaaaatatgatttaaatattatatttattattctttttctGATGAAGAGATTTACTTATGAATTGGAAAAAAAAGGTTGTTGCAAGTACTTGAGTGGTGCAGGCAGGGAGATAAAGATAGGGATCAAAAATCATAAGCCATTATTATTTTTTAACATTATTTATAGTTCTTCAataattgtttaattaattaCTACTCCGTCTAGGTCtgttacgacccaaaccgaagggccgcgacgggcacccggtgccttaatcgagtaccaacataacatatattTCTTATTATACTATCTTGAGTAAATAAGCcagaaacccgtcatgagataacaagaataaaacgtaagggaatactcaacatatgacgacccaacatgatatacaaacttatacatgagACATACGGGCCTAGAAGGCCGACATGACCCTTTGTAAACTCaacacataggccaacaaggccatacaagtatccataaacccgacatctgtctacaagcctctaagagtacataaaatcataaaggtcgggtcagggcccgccataccaatcaatacatatccaaaacaTACCGACCAAATAGGTAATTTTGGAGCAAGTGGATTGCACCAACACctccgctgagctaatagcctactaggAAGACTGTCAACCTTTATTTgaaaacatacccggccatcataaggctcggtagaatcgtacccgaccacgtggagctcggtaaatccaactgatcagtggttgcacaataggtgtcatacccggcctactatagcgcggctcggtagagtaaaatagatactatatataatgcatgctagactcatggaatcacgttctaaaccttttggagtgacttaaggtcgttgcaccttcgattaacattatggacattataccatcaatatgagcttctataggattcaaggatcatacatacttgcttaaaataactttataaggaaagaataacatgagcaaccttagtttctaggagtagatccgttatgaaatagcgtattcatttcactttagatcatgccaaaagaaagagggaagtaccttaacataccttaaccatggtgagtccttaatacctcccaAGCTACTCTTCagacaactcaactcaatctaccattgcataaggagattcaaattagtgttgaataaaggctaagtctgcaatttaaacttgtagctcgtttatataaattcgggcagcatctcccctgtaacaagagcctcctccaatatcatataccaacaacaattaccagagaaatccagcaatacataattattataaacaagacaccataaaacaacaacaagtcataactattttacgacgagcgataagctccaattggaattcgtataccccatatcatcccttatagactttttactttaacttaatagtatcattaacatgataatgaagtcattcattaataattccagccttataccatatatccataacaaagaaaatgatccacaactccaattattcttaattagcaactttattcactagttcatgtctagttcatccatttaacttaaccgATGTCAATATAACCTTAAGCACCTGTAGgaacacaatataattacctCCTACAGTAGATGCAAGTCGAAATCCatgttatatttagcttacaataTCCCAATACACCCAATCAATTCATACCCAAAACAACGACTATAGTAGTGTCAAACACCCTAAATATATTACAAAGAATGACTAATCCATCATTTCGCCATTaagtggtgtttctccacacaaTTTATCCTCCAAAAACTCCATTAAATATCAGAAAATTATACAGCCTAAAAGCTACACGAAACAATCCACAAAATAGTCCATTACAAATCAAATAACTCGAACTTACGGCTTTCGATCGCCGttccgtgagttctaactattataaaatgaattaatcaaCCTTACTTGATATTTAAGATCTTAAAACCAGAAATTAGGTATTTTTATTAACTTCAaaataccttccaaaactcaaactacaaagaaaaagagaggcaaTATAACAATACTTACGCTGTCGGGATCGTTCTAGTGTTATTGCTTCTTGATTTTGTTCCCGGGATGATGGTATTGTTTGAAACTCATGTAGAGAGCTTAAGGGTGATGTTAGGGGGTCTTATTTAGTTGTGTTATCTGGAAATATGTAGAAAGAGACGAGATAAAGGAGATAATCTCCATTTTGTTGAAAAGTCAAAAGGTGCTACTTGGCACCATTTCATTGGCCTTTTTTTTAAACACTCATATCTTTTTATCCGGATATTTTATGAACGAACAATTAAGAGAGTTGGAAACTACATTacaagaccttcaatttggtatataatatgtcccaaaaagacctcatatagcATATGAAATTTATTACTCAAAAAGCTTCATTACAAGGCAACTCCTTTGTCGGTTTTTCCGTAACTTAAAtctgatttttctcaaactttatacttcataaacaaacatcatatatagtcatatcatgGCTTTAAACTCATTcaaatcatgattaacaagtctcatattcatcttaacttgCTTAACACTTCGGTAACCTTTCTTatccttgtagaaggatttcatcctttttgagcttacatcaattgactcacGACGTACTTTCAGGTACAAAAACATGGGTTGTAACATTATTCcaccctttggaacattcgtcctcgaatgttgactgatgcgcttctCATTCTCATACTATATGActcttatgaatactttaatattgtcctttGTCATCTAGacaattgttctgtgaataaatttaaaaaccagggcattcccccctttagtcctATTCTCACCTCGTGAATTATGGCCGGagttcttccaatctcgtaacttcAACTACCTTCTATGATGTATCCTATATGACTATGTCCTTTTATGCAcgactcttctctctttttttcctccagctttttgCAAATCTCTTGGCTTCACTTTGTGAATACATATATAGAACTATGACatgatgtccctctgggcatatATAGGTATATTTAAgctcttcgcttggtactttgctGAATGTACGACTATTGCTATATTTCGTTTTATAGCCTTGGTATTATTACCGATGTGCTACACAATTCTAGGTTACTTTCTCATTGCTTGTCCCATAACCTATCggcgcaaccctgccacattaggaacATATAATCGACCTCGATATATAAGTACTCCATCtcaccctgccacattaggaacatataatcgacctcgatatctgaggactccaTCTCCTGTAATCTCAAGTAGTGTTTTCTCCTTTTGAGGGGTTGTATCTCTTTAATGATCTAGCACATGATCTTCATACTGGcattccttcacttcagttactaaagaggaggTTTCCATGTCCTAAGTAGTAACTCTGGTACAACCTGCATCTAGTAATTGAATTTCAAGATTAGCTAGCAGATGAATCTCACAAGCTTTCTCACTCTTCTATGCctgtaaatatgataggctacACATAGATCTACGAGTGAGGGCATTGAATACTACATTCGCCTTCCCTGGATGATATAAAATATAAACATCATAGTCTTTCACTAAGTCCAACCATCGACTCAAatgtaatacattgtcactaaggctcgcgtctcatcggggaacatctgaagtgattttaTTGATGCACCTAGggacaatactatacttcaataactgcATTTTCATAACATCCCAACGTATTGATCTTACGGGGGCATTCTAATACCGTGCCATCCATGGAATCCtttttctttaaatcattactcaatcgaaggcccaaacatcattctcttaactatcacaattacacctttATTCTACTACTAGGGCagtattccatctcttctaattgCTCCTGTTCTTAGACTCCTCTGAGTTCATTCAGAGTGTACCGAGCTTTCTATAGCTCATGGAAagcatcagctctcttgttttgatgggtttaatcctgaGACCTTGCCTATtattgtcaccttctcactcacatttaccatacttacctttaaatctcgCACCGTATCTTCTATCGATTTCATAACCTTCCTTCTACATTGATGGAATTCACATCCATACCTTAAAtctctactataatacttgcaaccctggtgcatacacaatctggtgggagcttcatatTAACGTcgtatgaggctggtactcttttAATTGCTTTATTGTAGAGCTTTTATAGAATATGATTGTTGTATTGTCTCTCTTATACCTCTGCTATTAAAAGTGTTCCTGCTATGGTTTgagtcacgatttctataatcatCTAGGTCTAACAATCGGACTCATGATGTAACTTTCGAGCTTCCTCTTCCTTCTCAGCCTTTAATTAAGCTTAGGCTATCTTCCAATAGTCAGCTTAGGGTATTAGCTATTACATTAACCTTTCATGGATTCTATGTAGCatccatgatataatcttctaacaattcaagccTTTATAGGTGACGTtgacttaattctttcttttaactatATCAGAGTCTCCTATAGCTGTAtgaatgtcaacatatatgctgcatggatataACTTTGAAGTCTTAAGTGCATTCACAACGCAattaactctggatcattgattgaataattccttttgtgccttctcaacgttctttaaatgtaagcaatcaCTTTTCTTGGTCGTTATGCCACTtattgcatgaatacttggcttatcttattgCCCACCAATACTtaaatttcctataactcatatgatctcaaatatcacttttgacttcccgttcattagtcactataggtgccactttcgtattgagtgcatacaatgttgtagtaGGACTGTTGTTACCCGACCATATCTTCTTTATGTCAttatgcttaagttgaagccttcttccttatttcctcagctagtatTTCTTTGTAGTACTTAAGGAGACCTTTTAGATCTTGTAAAGTTACGATCTTGTTATACTATATACCCGAAGGAATTTTGTGATGTTCTTACTCACCTACAAACATCCTTAGTTACATACCTTCGtgcccttgtgctcgtagggttacttctaaactcagattttgattgtctccttagtggcactctccaTTATTCCCGTAACCCTTATACGGTACCTTTAGTaacccaactcctatctgaatatttctcaaggttaTGACatcatatctgcgagactgaatttacTAGATTAAGATTCATTATGTTTATCTCgcatgatctgttgatttgcTTATACCCTCTtttctagccataactaggctctttctGAATCAACTACAAACTACTCATTGATCCAATCTCATATCTATATTTAGCGTAATCTCTCTTTAGTTATTTATTTTGTCTTAAgttacctctcgcactggctccttatgtatcaagtaTTCATTTGCACCTAATATCATCGGGTGTGTAACCCTTACCGCTTCTCTCCGGCGtcatgcttgcataatgttcaggagtcatatcatatctataggatctgaatagatgcaatctcattcctttcaccCTTTTACCGGTTCCTCATTTACTATTCCATAATTACCTCTTCATCTTGGCATTTTTTTCCACATCTTCACTAAcatcttactcgccttgcggtaacctCTCTATACCAGGGATAATTGAATTTATTATGCacaagggtgacacttaatgtaactgacacacttagtcccttaagcttcaCTTTGCTCCatgtgcttgctttagggaagcatcttcctaaaTGAACCTTAAAGGTTATttttttgttgtccattctattattgtcggaatGTTATCTCTGAAATTCCCATGATACCAACTATTACAAAAtccttcagtccctaattcatattcaGTTTATCTTgctcaccagtccatactgatttctactactctggggtctaacctttcctcctggtaatcacgttaaaGTCACCaacttatttcttgaaataaggatatgactttatgacttatactcttttattgcctcaaggcctgtcacctcttgtaatttccttcacttgactatggACTCTGTCaccgtgtcatattttgatttaccgttatcatccatttatcacatcttactcatgatgcttcatttactctcttcttattctccggataatatctttatctatcactttattctgaaaactctcACAAAATGTTCTTTCCCATTTAGCTCCCCTTTCTTTATCTCACTGGCTGtttggaatgcctaacattctctttttttttacttggggctagagtcatactaaggtaaatatttgtccattctaggatcccaccgcctatcttctgaaatttctgaataatctagtattcatatctgattGTACTATTCTAAAGTTCAACATCttggtgtctcacaaggagatctattaccacatttgcactatccttcggatacattagttaatgataacaatccatccataattttgggttactctaacccgaaTTAATTCTTGGTATCACCTTCTTCTTTTAAACTATATTTGTTAGCTCTCATAGGGCACAACTGAGATGGGTATGGTCAATTGTATATATCACCATTAATATTGAAGGTAACACCAATACTTACATTTCTCTgtctgaattgtaaatactgataatcttcattaactaggtacctcgtacacttcgtcat encodes the following:
- the LOC104240643 gene encoding GDSL esterase/lipase At1g71691-like, which encodes MASKFRLFSLGFLLFVVLANNAICQEEDGTRNALVPAMFIFGDSLIDNGNNNNLPSFAKANYFPYGIDFNGGPTGRFSNGYTMVDVIAQLLGLPLIPPYTEASGDQMRFGINYASAAAGILDITGRNFVGRIPFNQQITNFESTVNQIRSNLGVSDVGEALAKSIFFVGMGSNDYLNNYLMPNYNTKNQYNAQQFASLLVQQYNQQLMRLYNLGARKFVIGGVGLMGCIPSILAQSQNGECSEEVNQLVLPFHNNVRSMLNNFNTNLPGSKFVYIDIRNMFQDLLTNYRQYGFSEINNGCCGVGRNRGQITCLPFQTPCQNREQFIFWDAFHPTEAVNILFGRKAFNGGPDVVYPINIQQLATF